The nucleotide window CTAGGACACGACATATAAGTTGTATTTGAGACTAACAAATTACAATATCTTGACGCGTCTTGAAGTGGATATGTTTGACTCGGTGATCCCCATCCGCGAGTTCATACTATCGGGCAGCATGTCTATGCCCATGGCTTGCGAAACATAGTCATTAACCGAATCATATACCAGTCAAAGGATATGTGTTTGTATAACCTTATCAACCAGGGAACATTAGAATAATTATCATACAATATATAGTCTAACAAACAAGTCACATAATTATCGATACATACCAGTGATGATGTGCAAGGACAATACAAATAAGTCATGAATACATAGGGAAATAACATCAtcacatgattgcctctaggccATATTTCCAACAGTCCCCCACTTGCACCAGAGTCGATCATTTAGGCATCATATGCCCATGGCCCTTGTGTGCGCCTGATGCTTTGGCTGCGGGAGAGGCTTCTTCGGTGGATCACCAATATTTAGATCCGTGTGTACTTTGCATATCTTTACATCACCTCTCTCAACAATCTCTCATATGAGATGATATCGCCTGAGTATGTGTTTGTGTTTCTAGTGATGCCTTGGTTCCTTGGCTTGTGCGATAGCTCACAATAGGAATCGAAAGAATTGGACGCGCCCTGAACCACATGGAGTGCATAAATGAAGTTCTTAATCCGAAAATCTCCCTTCGTAGCTTCAGAAGCCGTGATGTACCGGGCCTCCGTTATAGAATCAACAACCGTTTCTTGCTTGGAGCTCTTCCAGCTCACTGCACCTCCATTTAGAAAGAACACAAAATGAGATTGCGATTGATAGTCATCCTTATCAGTTTGGAAACTAGCATCAGTGTAACCCTTTGTAACGAGCTCgtcctcacctccataaactagaacatatccttagtccttctCAAGTATTCAAGTATATTTTTAACTGTTGTTCAATGATTCTCACCTCGTTCAGCCTGGTATCTGCTCGTAACACTTGAGCATAGGAAACATCTGGTTGAGTACATAACATTGCATACATGCTGGACCCGATAGCTGAAGCATACAAAATGTCATCCATGCAACTTCGCTCATCATGACTCACGGGACTATGAGATGCCATGCAACATAGGCAAGAGCCCTTTCTTGGCTTGAGCCGCTCCAACACCTTCTCTTTATGTCTGTTAGAACTGCTAGGTTCTCAAACCAGGATCCACTCACCGTTTTCTCAACACACATGCACACAAGGAAGTAGTATGAAGCTCTATAGGTTTATACCAATATCACACGCTTACTTCTACAAACAGGAGTACATGTCCTTTTATAAGACTAGCCAAACCGGCTATGCTAGCAATACTTAATAGCTAAGCTAGGACAACAAAGTGTGGAGGCAATCATTTCGACTAGTCCAGTGATACACATCGTGAAGTCGTCGATCCGCTCGCCATCCTTGAAGGCGATCGTTTCGAACTCAGCACGGAGGCGTTGGGCATTCACCTCCCGCATGGGACCGCCGCGCTGCGTCCTGGTCACGTCCCATGCCTCCTTGGTTCTTCGCTGCGAGCATGCTATGCTTCTCTGGCAGGGTGGACTGGATCTGCGTCGCCATGGCCCGCCGATCGTCCTTTCAGGAGACGGTGTCGTCCTCCATGGCATCCCACAGGCTTGCGGCCGCATGTTGACCTCCATTACCAGCGCCCAGTCGGAGTAGTTCGAGCAGGTGATCATCGGGAAGGAGAGGTTGGTGCCGTCGCTGGGATTGTGCACCACTTGCTGCACCATAATATCTCCTCCACTGTGTTGCATCTTGCCGCGTCCGTGGTTTGGTAAGTGCAAACGGCGGTGGGGTTTTGGAGCCTGACGAGGCAGTCCTCCGCCACTCACATGCCTCCTCCCTCGGAACAAGTCTGATGCGAACTGTTGGCCGAAAATCAGCTCATGGGAGCTCTTCCTGAGCatggacacacacacacacgcacacacacgagagagagggggagggagagagggagagagatagCAGTGTTTTGCGTCGCGCGCACAACTTTGTTGGCCGGAAATCAGCTGACCGGAGCTCTTCCTGAGCACGCACCCCCCAaaagagagagggagggagggaggggcggagagagagagggagcagTGTTTTGCGCCGCGGGCACAACTTTGTTGGCCGGAAATCAGTTGACCGGAGCTCTTCTCGAGCACGCACCCCCCagaagagagagggagggaggggcgggagagagggaggggggagggaggggtaGAGAGAGAGTAGGCACCTGTCTCCACAAAAGGCAAAATGTATATGAAAAAAAGTTTGATTGAACACAATGGGTTTGGCTTTAGGGCGGGAGGGAGGGCCGAGAGAGGGGGGGGGTTCTGGTCTTTTGGCATCCCCTTGTACATGTATATATGTTGGCTTTGGCCTCCTAATGATACATGTTGCATCATAACATGGTATCATGAGCCTAGGTTTAGAGATTTGTTTTTGGCGCCACAACTCGCCTCTGATCCAACCTCGCGCATCGCCGTTGCCTTCTTTGCCGGTGGTCGCAGGCTTCCTCAACCCTTAATCTACAACTGCATCTGAAGGCCAAACGCCCAATTCACCCGATCTGCTATCTGGCGCTGGTGTCTTCGGTTGGAGGACTCAGTCGCTGTCACTCCCGTCTCGATCCGGCGGCTCCCTCGTCCTCCTCCAAGCGCCACCCACCTCGGCCCACCAGGCCCTGCTAGCTGCCTCCTCCTGGCCATGGCCCCACCATGACTGCTCGCCGGCAGCTGCCTCCTCCAGGCCGTGGCCCTGCTGTCGCATGCTGACCGGCCCTGGCCCATCAGATCCAGGCAGTGCCTGCTCCCGTCTGGCTGCTTCGCTGACCGCGCTGAATATCCGCTCGTTGCATCGTGTGCGTGTGCTTGTTTTCGAGCCAGCGTGATGCTGCTCCTTCGGCCGGCGGCGGCTTCGCTCTATCTCGCCAGTTGGACGTGCCCGACCTCGCGTGGTGCTTCTCCAGTGTCGGCTGCGTCTCTTGCAAGCTCGCGTGTTCTGCTGCTGCCAGACTCTGATCTGGATAGCGCGTGACGGTTGAGCGTTCGTTGTTTTATCGCCCGGGCTTCCTTCGTGAGGGTGAGCAGCAGATTGGTTCAGTTAGTATTTGGTTAAACCGTGAGCAAAAAAAAAGCCCTCGCATCCTGGTTATCTGGTGATATTCATTGGTGTTCCCTATGTTGACCCCGTCTCGCACATACGTCGTCGCTCGATGCTTGGTTCTCGTCCGTCTATGATGCTGTCCCCTATGACGTCTTCGGCAGGCTGTGATGGTCGCTGTACGTCAGCTCCTCTTGCGGCTTCCGGGCGCGGAGGTGATCACTCTACGTCGACTCCTCCAGTGGCTTCCGGGCGCGGAGGTGATCGCTCTACGTCGACTCCTCCAGTGGCTTCCACATGCAGCTCTACGTCTGCTCGCTACTCTCGGTCGACTCTACACGCGGCTTCCACGGGTGGTGGCGACTGCTCATCGTCGGCAGGTATTTCTACCTCGACCCTCTTCCGATGTGTCCCTGTCTGCGTGTGAGATTGTGCAATTGCGATGCCTGTTTGCTGCTTGGGATTCTTCACCGGCAGGTTCTGTGACTGACTCTTCGTGCACTGAGAAACCACCTTCTCATCATTCAGGTACATCTCCATGGATTGTTGATACTGGAGCGTCTTTTCATATGACTTATGATTCTTCCACTTTGACCTCCGTTCGACCTGTCGAGTCTCCTGTTCGTGTTCTTACGGCTGATGGCACTCCTCTCTGTAGCTAGTCGAGGCACTCTTAGCACTTCTTTATTTCATGTTCTCTCTATCGCTCATGTGCCCCGACTTACCATGCAGCTCATATCTGGTGgttagattgttgactctagttgTAGGGTAATTCTTGACTTTGATTTGTGTTCTGTTCAGGATCGTTGCACGGCCGCCCTGCTTGGTGCTGGCCCTCGACACTCTGATGGTCTCTGGGAGCTTGACTGGCTTCGTCTTCCCTTCGCTGCCACCGCCACTAGTCCCGCAGCCCCTTTGCTGCATCTACCAGCTCTTTTCAGTAGTGGCATAATCGTCTTGGCCATTTATGTGGTTCTCGTCTCTCATCTTTGGTTCATGGTGGTGTTCTGGGGTCTGTCTCTGATAACGCTTCGTTAGATTGTCTGGGTTGTAGGCTTGGTAAGCAGATTCAACTATTCTACCCTCACAATGAGTCAATGTCCGAGCGCCCTTTTCATCTCGTTCACTCTGATGTTTGGGGTCCGGCTCCCTTCGCTTCGAAAGGGGGTAATCGCTACTATATTATCTTTATAGACGACTTTTCTCGTTTCACTTGGATCTATTTCATGTCTTCTCGTAGTGAGGTCTTATCTGTATACAAAAAAATTGCTGCCATGGTTCATACCTAGTTTTTCACTCCTATTCGTGTTTTTCGTGCAGATGCAGCTGGTGAGTATATCTCCCATGCGCTGCGAGGATTCCTTGCTGAGCAGGGTACTCTTACTCGGTTCTCTCGCTCTGGTGTTCATGCTCAGAATGGTGTGGTTGAGCGCAAGCATCATCACCTTCTTGAGAAGGTGCGTGTGATGATGATCGCCGCTTCTCTTTCACCTCACTTCTGGGCTGAGGCTGTTACCACTTCCACCTATCTCATCAACATTCAACCATCTGCTGCTCTACAGGGTGGTATTCCTCTCTTGTGCCTTTTTGGCTGTTCTCCTGATTATTCGACGCTTCGTTTGTTTGGTTGCGTTTGCTATGTTTTGTTTGCCCCTTGTAAACGCACCAAACTGACCGTTCAGTCTATTGAGTGTGTCTTTCTCAGATATAGTGATGAGCATAAGGGCTATCGGTGTTGGGATCCTGTCGGTCGCCGGATGTGTATTTCTCGGGATGTGACCTTTGATGAGTCTCGATCCTTCTACCTGCGCCCATCCTCCTCGGCCTTTTCCACGGAGGACATCTCTTTTCTTATGTTTCTGAATACACCTCCCTCTGTGCCCAGTATTCCTACTCGTCCCGCTATTGCAGATCCGATGGCATCCTCTCCTATGGTTTCTTCTCCCTCATCACATGACTCTCCACCTTCATCACCGATACCTTCCGCTTCTCCACCTTCATCACCGATACATTCCTCGTCTCCACCTCTAGTGATTCCACCTCTTCCCTCTTTTCCTTTCCATTATATTCGTCATCCACGTGTTGTAGATAAGTCTTAATGATGTACCCTCTACTTCCTGTGTTGTCTTCCTCCTCTCAGCCGACTTATGGTCTTCGTTCTCGGCCTTGTCGGCCACTTGACCGATATTCTCCTTCTCGCTATGGTCTTTCGACCGTTCTTGAGCCGACTTCTTATCGAGATGCAGTTGTTCATCCTGAATGGCAGTTGCGATGGTAGAGGAGATTGCCGCCCTTGAGCGCACTGGCACATGGGATCTGGTTTCTCTTCCTCCCCGTGTTCGTCccatcacttgtaagtgggtctatAAGATTAAGACTCGCTTtgatggttctcttgagcgctataaagctcgtcttgtggctcgTGGTTGTCAGCAGGAGTATGGTTGTGATTACGATGAgacttttgctcctgtggccCATATGACCACTGTACGCACACTTCTCGTTGTGGCCTCTGTTCGCCACTGGTTTGTGTCTCAGCTAGATGTTAAGAATGCTTTTCTTAATGGCGAGTTGCGTGAGGAAGTTTATATGCAGCCACCACCTGGGTATTCAGTTCTTGATGGCATGGTTTGCCGTCTTCGtcgctctctctatggccttaagcaagcctCCCATGTTTGTTTTGAGCGTTTTGCCTCTGTGGTCACTGCAGCTGGTTTTTCGCCCAATGCTCATGATCTAGCGCTATTTGTCCACCTTTCTGCTCGTGGTCACACTCTTCTTCTATATGTTCATGACATGATCATCACAAGCGACGATTCTGAGTACATTGCCTTTGTCAAGGCCCGTCTCAGTGACCAGTTTCTTATGTCTGATCTTGGTTCTCTTCGTTACTTTCTTGGGATTGAGGTTTCCTCCATCTCTAATGGTTTTTTTATTTCCCAAGAGAAGTATATCCAAGATCTTCTTGCTCGTGCGGCTCTTAGTGATGAGCGCACTGTTAAGACTCCTATGGAGCTTAATGTTAACCTTCGCGCTTCTGATAGCGAGCTCTTGTCTGGTCTGACCCGTTATCGTCATCTTGTTGGGAGTCTTGTCTATCTTACTGTCACTCGTCCGGATATCTCCTATCCTATAATATTCCGAGTCAGTTTGTTTCCGCTCCCACTTCAATTTACTAGTCACCTTCTTCTTCATGTTGTACGATATCTTCGTGGCACGATCTCTCATCGTCTCTCTTTTCCCGTTCCAACTCGTTACAGCTTGAGGCCTATTTGGATGCTACATGGTCTAGTGATCCTTCGGATCGCCGTTCACTTTCTGCCTactgtgtttttcttggtggttctctcattgcTTGGAAGACAAAGAAACGGACTGCAGTTTTCCGTTTGAGTGCAGAGGCCGAGTTGAGAGCTATGGCTCTTCTGACGGCATAGGTGACTTGGTTATGATGGTTACTGGAGGATTTTGGTGTTTCTGTTACTACGCTTACCACCCTCTTGTCAGACAGTACAGGTGTTATTAGTATTGTGCGGGACCCCGTGAAGCATGAGCTTACCAAGCATATTGGTGTTCATGCTTCTTATGTGTGCGCTGCCTGTGCAACATGATGTTATTGCTCTTCAGTATGTGCCTTTGAGTTACAACTAGTGGACTTCTTCACGAAGGCCCAGACTAGAGCGCAACATAGATTTCACCTCTCCAAACTCattgtttgggggggggggggttagagtTATATTGATGATGTATTCTGGTCTTTTGGCATCCCCTTGTACATGTATATATGCTGGCTTTGGCCTCCTAATAATACAAGTTGCATCATAACACATGCAACCATGACATCATCAAAAGATTCTTTCAGATTTGAACTTAAAAAAAGTTCTATCTCCTGAATTGTTAACCTGATTGACGATCCACTTTCACCTTAGCTTTCTCGTggcgagatcttcaaaactagatcacATGTCGGCATGTTTCGACAACTTTTTGTTGTCGATACTTGCAGATTACTATCACTTACTTGCCATGTTATTAGTCAGATAGTTACCGGATTTAATTAACTTAGTTGCCAGATTGCTCAACTGAAGTGTAGGCTGATGCTTCTTACTCGTTAACACTTGAATAATCACTATCTAGCTTTGCATAACATTGCAAAGTTAAAAAATATAACATTGCAAAGTTAAAAAATATACAAAATTATTGTCTGGTAACTACTCATAATTCTTGTGGCAACCGTGATGGCAACTATGGTGACATAATCTGGCAATTCGTGGCAGCGGTTTTTTTTCACCGGAACATGTCACATGGGATCTTGTTTCATAGCCCTCGCCGAGGTGAACCCATCGGTTAAGACTGATCGTTATTGGATTAATGGTTTGTGAGATAAATCatttaaaaaattcaaaaagCAATTAATGTGATGATGTCAGCATGATGTGTAAGATTCTTGCATGCCTGCATGTGCTCTCAGTATAGTAAAAAATCCCATTGAAGTGCACGCATGCACACTTATGCAAAGTAGAATTTCCATTCCTTTTTGGGTTGCTCGGTTTAGGTTTTACTTCACAAATTCCTTTGTTTATGGATTTGTGATAAGAAACATTGTTATATGGAACCTATATTGGGAGGATGAGGCACATCTTCCTGTATTTTATACACCTGAGAAACATTATAAATTCACAACTTTACAAACAGTTTTCGTGTCAAATGCTATGGGTAATTGATTTAATTGACATGCCTGCCTATTCATGGTTATTATCAGAAACACAACAGTTGCTTATTATGATTGTTAGAAAAATGATATCATTCTTTTGACATGTTACACACTTTCAGGTACCATATGGTGTGCATTTCAAGTATAATTATTTTGTTCGAGAGGAAAAAAATTCCTCTAATGACATCATATGGAGGCCTGGACCTGAGTGCTCCTTATCGATACCTTCTGTTAGCCAGAAAAATCATGTCATCCTTGTAAAAGATCAGTGGATGGAAACCAGTGTGGCAGGTATTTCCTCTCCTTCCTGGGGATCATGGCTGATGGAAGCTGATTCTGTTGAAGATCAAATTGCTGAGAGAGGGAAGCGTGAGAGCATTGTGAAAGCCCACTCTGTTATAGATATGGTGGACGGAGCTTCATCTGTAGGTAATGTTGCTCTACCACAATTTTCATTTAATTAGTATTGACTGAGGCCCTTAGAGTTTCTGAACACTTAAATGTTTTCAGTTGATTGGCAGGTGAGCATATTATAATGAGACTTTGGAATGGCACACCTTTAGATTCAGTCAGTCCATCCATCAGTGTGCATGATGATTTTGCTGCAGCTGATAAACCAAATGCAATTAAAGTAAGTGTAAACCAACATGAGATAAATCAGCCTGTTGAGGAGCCATGGGTTCTTGGACCTATCGTCTCAGCAAAGAACTCCGTTGCACAAGTGAAACGCAAGAAAGACAGAAGGAAGTTTTTGAATACGGAAAAGGATTCAGGTGAAATAACTGAAAACATGCCTGAACAGGATCAGCCTGTGGAGGAGCCATGGTTATTTCAGTCTTGGGTGACAGCAAACAGAGCTGGTGTTATATCAAAACGGAAAGTAGAAGCAAAGGGCATTATGAAAAGGTTAAAAGAATTTGATAAACCCTCAGCAGCTTCTGAGAAGGATATGCCTGCCAGTGGTGAACCACCAAGAGTCATATTAATTAACTCCTCTATCTGCAGTACACAGAGAATTGCAGTATTGGAAGATGGGAAATTAGTTGAACTCTTGCTGGAGCCCATAAAGAACAATGTACATTGTGACAGTATTTATTTAGGTATAATAACAAAACTTGTGCCTCACATGGGAGGTGCTTTTGTCGACATTGGAATTTTGAGACCTTCACTTATGAGCATAAAGCAAAACCGTGATCCATTTGTGTATCCTCAAATTGTCAAGGATATTAAAGGAGGTTCTGCTAATGATTCTGGTTATAACCATGAGAGCCTTCTGACatacgatgatgatgatgatgatgttgatgatgataTGGCTGACAATGAGTTTGCAGATGAAGAAAATGACGATGATTCATCAACATTTCTGGCTCAGAATGTTAAGGAAAATGAAGAAGGCTTGGACATTGTGTCCCATTCTAATATGAAGAAGATTGATGGTGCTGAATTTGAAAATGTCTCTGGTTgggatgatgaaattgatgatcaCGTGGAAGATGAATACAATGATGATCACTCACCAGGAGATCGGTCAGAGATCTGCAATGATATTAAGACATTATCTTCCATTCAGCATGCTTTGAGGGAATCTAACGATGATACAAATGGATGTAGGTGGTCTCAAGTTCGCAAGGGCACAAAAATCATGGTTCAAGTTGTCAAGGAGGGATTGGGCACGAAAGGTCCAACACTGAGTCCCTTTCCATGCTTAAGAAGCCGATTTTGGGTGCGTAAGATTAACATAGTTCATTAGCTCTCATGCTCTTCGAGCATTACATTTTTAGAGCTTTATAATCTCTTGTTTAAAAAAATTAATGCTTCATAATCTCTTGTTTATCACCAAAGAACTAGGAATGGACAGGGATGCGTGTTAGCTATTCACGTGCCAGAACCATGAGTTGGTttcgagatcttatgggtttcaactctagcctaccccaacttgtttggtcTTGTTTGCCATTGGTACAACAGTCGCACAAAAGGAATATCTCTGACCGCTAAATGCGGCTTGGTTAGTTCACGGAACCACCACTATTTGTGTCTGCACCCTGTTGCAAAAACGCATGTTACGCACATGAAAAAAATGTGAAGAAAAATCTGGGATGTACAACATCCTTAACACGTGCATTTGCAAAATATGCCATAACAAGCTGTTTCATGCTTCACTATGTAAGAAACCTTTTTGAGTTCTGATCTTGAACAAAGCAATGATCTTAACTTACCTGGAATATGTCGCTTACGGACATTTGCCATGATAACATGTTAATGATATCACCGACGACTAACTATTCGAGGCACATTCTGATCTAAGTACCAAAACTTTTGAAAGAATGCCCTTGTTCTGACAGACCCCGCATTGTATGGTGCATAGGTGCTCAGGTAGAAACTTTTTTAACTTTGGAATGAGCCTTCCATTTTGAATTGCAGATATTGGTCTCTCGTGGCAACAAAGTTGGAGTTTCAAAAAAGATTACTGGGATAGAACGCACCCGGTTGAAGGGCATTACAAAGTTATTACGACCTCCTGGATTTACTCTGACAGCTCGTACAGTTGCCGCTGGCCATTCTTGGGAGGAGTTAAACAAGGACCTTGATCGGTTGTTATCTACCTGGAAAGGAATAACTGAACATGCTCAATCTGCTGCCCTAGCTGCCGAGGAGGGTGTGGAAGGTGCTATTCCTGTTATGTTGTATAGATCAAAGGGCCAGGCTCTATCTATTGTTCAAGATGATTTTAATGAGAAGGTGAGTTAAGTTTGCATACTGTTCAAAACACAGCAGAACCAATAAAATTATGTCACGAGTACATTTCTTTTCAAACGCTTTACTCGAATCCCGATTAACTGGTATTCTAAATATAGGTCAAGAGGTTGGTTGTGGATTCTCCTCGCACCTACCATGAGGTACGTTTATAGTCATTTAAACTCTTGAAGAAATATTTTTTGTAAAATATTTTTCCTTCACACCGATGCATGCTTTATGGTGTGTACCTCTAGACAGAAGTTGACTTCTATATGCCTGTTTTTTCTGTAATCCAAGAAGTCAACACTTGAAAATATATTCTCTGAAAATTTGCTGCACATTTTTTGTTGTCACATAAGCCTGTTAAATGAGTGGCCCATGTGGCCCACGTACTGCTGGCCCAGGATGGCTAGGCCCATACTAGAGTGGTCCAATCTTCACGAAGTGGAGGTGGATGTGaggaagaacacgaagaacacgaggggaaacacaatGGGAACTAGTACAAATCAACACACAAGTTGCAATAAAGATACACACAGATAGATCCTTGATCCAAATCATCCACAAGAGAGAGATGAAACAAGATAGGGTTCTTCCCCAAGTCCTAACACAAGGAGGGCTTGAATTCGTAGAGGAATCTTCACGTGGCCTTGATATTGCGTGAGTCTTCTCCCTCGGGAGGTCGTGTTCTCCATGAGGAGTCATCTCCACAATGGAGGAATCCCACTAGGAATGAGTTCTAATCTTAGCTAACCCTGGATCTAAGGTGGGGGAGAGGTTTGGTTGTGCTACCTGTGTTTGTGTGTGTTTGCGGTGTTGACCTTTTTGGGTAAGGggggggaggtatatataggtCCACCCACGAATGGGTAAGTGAGGAGGGGATACATGGCTCGTGGGCCCAAAACTTTGCGCAGTCAGTCTTACCGATCAGTCTGGTCGCGGAGGACTGGACAGTCCGGTAGTGCAAATCTTCGGAGGCTTCGGCGCAGGACTGGATAGTCTGGTCGGTCGGACCGGCCAGTCCGGTGGCGAGTCTTTTGGACAGTCTGGTGGCAACAGAAGGTTTTGAAGCTGTGCAGACCCACACGGACTGTCCGGCTAGCCGTCCGGATGCACCTCTTCTTCCGTCATTGCTTCCACGCTTCCCTCTTGGATGGCATAGTCGTACTCTTGTGCTTGCATTCCCTCAACATGCGCGAAGCTCAGCTTAAACCTATACATGCATTAGGAAGgagggtcaagtagtataccatcctcgaaggggcaAGTAAACACTACGTAAAGAAGAGAAATTCACCTTCATATGTATGATGTGGGAGATGCGTGTGTCTCCTGATGGTGGGGcacttgacatggtgatgtccgtgggatgctccgcatcaagaTGGGAATGAATGATATCTATCACCCTACTTGAGGGCGAGTGTTGTATGAGTGACCCATGTATTGCTGGCCTAGGAGGCCCAGGCCCATACCAGAGAGTGGCTTCTTAGAGTACTATTTATATAACCATGTAGCCTTTTGTATTTACCCCATTGTATAAGGGGTTTTCTGCATATCTTacacctgtacatgtatatatatattgGCCTACGACGtcatgggaatacaagttgcatattcCTAACATGGTATTAGATCTCAGGTTTTTTTAGCACGCACAACTCGTGCTTGATCCTTTCCTGGCGTCGTCGTGTTCTCCTTGTTGGATGTGTAACGCCCCGATCTGGTTGAGGGGCGACCAGAGTAGGCTACGGATTGGATCGGGAGGGAAAAGGTGCGAAGACTTGGAAAGGGGATGAGCGAAGGGGGAGTAGGTGAGGGGAATTCAGATTACTTTCAACCAACATGCCGATACATCCCTTCTCCAGGGTTTAAGTACACACGCTACGCCATTGGCCCTTGCCTCTTACACGCTTACAGGTGGAACCCACACACGCCTACACTTGGCCATGCCAACTGGCAGTCACACGGTGGTGTGTACTACCGCTGTGACAAGATGTCGCTGTTTCGTCGCCGCCTCGTTTCTCTACTCTGGCAACTGCTTGCCCACCCTCCCAATACTCCGGTCAACGCCATTGCCCCGAGCCACCTGCTTCGTCTTGAATCAAGCCGCCCGTGTCCTGATCTCTAGATCGAGACGCCGCGGGACTCCTCTGGATCGAGCCACAGACTTCCGCGAGACTCCTCTAGATTGAGTCATCCAGGTCCAGCTTTCTGGATCGCGTCGCCTGCCCTGGTTCCCTCCTCTGGATTGCCTCCTGATTCTGTCGAGCCGCCCAGGTCGTCACCTTGTTAGTTCATGGCCCCGCCGGTTCGTCATGTGGGCTCTCGATCGCGATTCTGACCCCAGCTGTCGTTCCTCGCCGATCTCTGCCGCTGGCCATCGATTCTTGTCACCACCGGCCGCTGATTCCTTATGCTGGCCGCCG belongs to Triticum urartu cultivar G1812 chromosome 7, Tu2.1, whole genome shotgun sequence and includes:
- the LOC125522016 gene encoding ribonuclease E/G-like protein, chloroplastic isoform X5, producing MSERPFHLVHSDVWGPAPFASKGDAAGEYISHALRGFLAEQGTLTRFSRSGVHAQNGVVERKHHHLLEKVPYGVHFKYNYFVREEKNSSNDIIWRPGPECSLSIPSVSQKNHVILVKDQWMETSVAGISSPSWGSWLMEADSVEDQIAERGKRESIVKAHSVIDMVDGASSVGEHIIMRLWNGTPLDSVSPSISVHDDFAAADKPNAIKVSVNQHEINQPVEEPWVLGPIVSAKNSVAQVKRKKDRRKFLNTEKDSGEITENMPEQDQPVEEPWLFQSWVTANRAGVISKRKVEAKGIMKRLKEFDKPSAASEKDMPASGEPPRVILINSSICSTQRIAVLEDGKLVELLLEPIKNNVHCDSIYLGIITKLVPHMGGAFVDIGILRPSLMSIKQNRDPFVYPQIVKDIKGGSANDSGYNHESLLTYDDDDDDVDDDMADNEFADEENDDDSSTFLAQNVKENEEGLDIVSHSNMKKIDGAEFENVSGWDDEIDDHVEDEYNDDHSPGDRSEICNDIKTLSSIQHALRESNDDTNGCRWSQVRKGTKIMVQVVKEGLGTKGPTLSPFPCLRSRFWILVSRGNKVGVSKKITGIERTRLKGITKLLRPPGFTLTARTVAAGHSWEELNKDLDRLLSTWKGITEHAQSAALAAEEGVEGAIPVMLYRSKGQALSIVQDDFNEKVKRLVVDSPRTYHEVTGYLQEVAPELCNRVDLYEKRTPIFDEYKIEKEIDNILCKRVVLQNGGSLIIEQTEALVSIDVNGGHSMFGQGTSQEKAILDVNLEAAKQIARELRLRDIGGIIVVDFIDMTDDSNKRLIYDEMKKAVEKDRSTVGVSELSKLGLMEITRKRVRPSVTFMISEPCPCCHGIGRVEALDTSFSKIEREICRRLAVSGHNPDPEKPKLWPRFLLRVDHEMCTYLTSGKRTKLGILSSSLKVWVLLKIARGFTRGAFELLPYSDQKDTDEQKELSPESPPPREAGRPRLSVFPIKKWMSRAKRAK
- the LOC125522016 gene encoding ribonuclease E/G-like protein, chloroplastic isoform X1 gives rise to the protein MAARALVAPPLPPTPPLGTMRATPRVAAGLSSALTGHRGRHTLCSVQLTESPSGNLQVEANSSHSPTQLMSTGHDDSAITCKGFCTISWSVKADVMDGYIIFITGDPVTLGCWEPDMAVQLNPSVKSSNKWTAVIKAVMVAVRQLLLRLPGAEVITLRRLLQWLPGAEVIALRRLLQWLPHAALRLLATLGRLYTRLPRVVATAHRRQVPYGVHFKYNYFVREEKNSSNDIIWRPGPECSLSIPSVSQKNHVILVKDQWMETSVAGISSPSWGSWLMEADSVEDQIAERGKRESIVKAHSVIDMVDGASSVGEHIIMRLWNGTPLDSVSPSISVHDDFAAADKPNAIKVSVNQHEINQPVEEPWVLGPIVSAKNSVAQVKRKKDRRKFLNTEKDSGEITENMPEQDQPVEEPWLFQSWVTANRAGVISKRKVEAKGIMKRLKEFDKPSAASEKDMPASGEPPRVILINSSICSTQRIAVLEDGKLVELLLEPIKNNVHCDSIYLGIITKLVPHMGGAFVDIGILRPSLMSIKQNRDPFVYPQIVKDIKGGSANDSGYNHESLLTYDDDDDDVDDDMADNEFADEENDDDSSTFLAQNVKENEEGLDIVSHSNMKKIDGAEFENVSGWDDEIDDHVEDEYNDDHSPGDRSEICNDIKTLSSIQHALRESNDDTNGCRWSQVRKGTKIMVQVVKEGLGTKGPTLSPFPCLRSRFWILVSRGNKVGVSKKITGIERTRLKGITKLLRPPGFTLTARTVAAGHSWEELNKDLDRLLSTWKGITEHAQSAALAAEEGVEGAIPVMLYRSKGQALSIVQDDFNEKVKRLVVDSPRTYHEVTGYLQEVAPELCNRVDLYEKRTPIFDEYKIEKEIDNILCKRVVLQNGGSLIIEQTEALVSIDVNGGHSMFGQGTSQEKAILDVNLEAAKQIARELRLRDIGGIIVVDFIDMTDDSNKRLIYDEMKKAVEKDRSTVGVSELSKLGLMEITRKRVRPSVTFMISEPCPCCHGIGRVEALDTSFSKIEREICRRLAVSGHNPDPEKPKLWPRFLLRVDHEMCTYLTSGKRTKLGILSSSLKVWVLLKIARGFTRGAFELLPYSDQKDTDEQKELSPESPPPREAGRPRLSVFPIKKWMSRAKRAK